Below is a genomic region from Dioscorea cayenensis subsp. rotundata cultivar TDr96_F1 chromosome 14, TDr96_F1_v2_PseudoChromosome.rev07_lg8_w22 25.fasta, whole genome shotgun sequence.
TAAATTGACACTAATTTGATAGGCTATATTTAAAGTAAAGTAACATTCTAATGTCCGCTTCCAAATTAATTCTCTTGCTTTCCATGACCCTAGGCAATTAAGTTAAGAgtgccaacgaccttcgggtctattggtacacggatCGTCGATAGAGCTCTCaacgagtggtgagagttcgattttctgctgagggcacatttctgggagttgtgaatagtagttgtgtacgggtggttccagtGCCCACATGAGCGcagccccgtccccacttgttccaccaaAGCtggtgcacgtccctgggtctctagtgggttcgccccgttcctcttcccaaaaaaattaaattaagagtAAATCAAATTCTAATCCCCATAATCTATAATAAACTCTGCTATTTCAACCTCCAAACTAATCAAATTAAGTAAGCTTTGCATTGTTGTGACAATTGGATCGCCAAACCAATTATCTCCCTAAAAATTCACCTTACGGTCATTGCTTCTTCTCCAAACAAGTCTTTTTTTCAACAAAGATACATACACGTTACAATAAACCCCTCCACAAACTCAACCaatattgtgttttttaagCGTCACGGCCATAATATTAATGCATATCAGCACCACACGTGCATTTCATATTTTGCCTTAAGAATTACAACTCAAAAGCATCCTCTTCGTTCAAAAATTAATGCCACGCAATCTTTCGTATCAAGGAGAGATTCTAAAACACCATAGTTTAAACATCTAATTAACCCTCTCTGTCAATTTTCAATTTACGTAGTCTTCTAACCCACCAATGAACATCTCCCACCGCACACAAAAAAACCACTAGTTTGATAAAAACATATGGCGCTGCACATGtgagaatataatatatatatatatatatatatatattttcaccTAATCTTTTTTCTCACACCTAATCCAAGAATTAAGTAAgctaatctttattttttttttttcttttataaacaGAGGGAATGAGAGACACTCTCAATGCACCACTCAGTTGAAAAGTGAGTGAGGGTGAAAAAAAAGTGGGAAAAAATAGtgagaaagaaattaaagacTTTGTGTTGCTTCTATTACATGAGAGAAGAAATTATTATCCTTTTTGTTAATAGAAAACttataattcttatttttactatagtaaaattcttttattttgacCGTGATTTTGACCGTGATTTTTATCCTAAATTATTTTGGagttttttatgtaaaatttgtgtctctttatctttattattattatttcaagaaCTTTTACTCGGATCCTACTCTATCCTTCCATAATTGGGAAGTTTATGAAAACAACCCcaacattaacaaaaattataaattttggcGGCCTGTGATAAGCAAGGGCCATAACCTAAGTAGCAAGCCGCAAGCCCAACACACTTATATTTGATTTGAACTAGGATGTAGATGGGTCAAAGCTAAGTCAGTCAAGTCCAAGTCCACCAGGCCCACTTCTAGAAACTCGACTACagcaaaataattatttaagttttaaattgtTGAGGGTCaggattttttttctaatttcaaaggcacatttataaaaaatcgtagggttttttttttttgggtgtagCAATATAAATTTGGTATCTCTAACTTTTTCCCATAAATGAATTTTctcatgtgtgtgtatatatatatatatatattaataaaaaaaaatgacaactcttgcataaaatttaattttttaattttttaatttcttgtcttACTAAGCCatggtatttatatataataaaaaataatatattttaaacccAGTGAAACTCATAAAATTTACAATTTATAGTAataaatccattaaaaataaaaaatactattttagTACCATATTAAGAGGTATTTgtgcattctaaaaaaaaagttttttgttttgcatttacaaaaatatcaaaattttgtaaaaaaaattaccaaaatatatattatgaatttattttattttttttgacaaacgAAAAGTTTCcaaagagaaatgaaaataaaaaactaattttaaaaaataggtattagaaattattaatttatagagATTTAACTTGtgactttatcttattttactATCCTTAATGTAACTTTATGTAAAGTTTATTTGATACATTTATATTAtggaataatattttattaaatttatatattttaaaatctaaatttcaAGTTAGTGTCCGGAGCTAATTTAATACTCTCTcagttcctttttatctgtcgtgaataaccgaatttcacataccaagaaagttggttatttcacataatttaataaaaaaaattagttatttttctaaaattatccttaatttatattttcacatttctctcttatattaaatttcaaaaatagaattgaataaagtgttaagataatttttgaaaaaaaataataataaatgtgacaaataaaaagaaacatggatttatgacagataaaaaggaacggaggaagtattttggttgtttgtttCCACACCTAGGAGatactttatttgttttgtatatatacatgttctATTCTTAATAGATTTATggttcatctatttttttaaaaaacctcaTATGCTCACGGatattagaatataattatgtaaaacattgattaatataatttataaaaaggaAGATGAGAAACAATATTCACGTCCACTTGTGAGTCAAATATATTGCTGACTATTCAAAGAATAAGAACACATTAATGGCGCAGTGCTCAAGAGAAACCTAGGTCTTCTTTTAAATGAGATGCATGCCTATCTTTGACTCCAACAACTCTCACTAAAAAGAAATGCATGGATGACTTAATTAAGGAATAAAATACAATGTACTTAGTGTGGTTAGAAAATAATTAAGGAAATACAATGTAATTAGGTTCATGAATCAACTGCCACAAAAGACTTTCCAACTTTAAAACTAAAGACTGGTTTCATTCATGAAAAATGTTGTGAAATTACTGTGATTAGAAAATACATGGCAAGTTCATTGCAATTCCAAGTCTCTCATTTCACATCTTGAGATTTCAGATTTGAAATTCATGAGAAGTCTTTAATTAACTTCCAAGAATGAAGAATGAAGAAGCCTTGTTCACAATAAGGAAAGACCACATTTCATGTCAACCTTGTTTTTTAAAGATGCaaactttaaataataatgtttgCAATTAAATGCAATTAAATACAATTCAATCCAATTCATACTATAATACtatgattataaataaataaatatttcttagtTTGAACAATAGAATTTGTCAAACCGatgtattataaataaatatgactatatagtattatttaaataaaagtcatatATTAAACAAATCTATACAATCACTAATCACAAATGAGTACATGCCGTATATATATTAGTGcatagatattattattatagttttttttataaagtaaataaaccgtaatttattaaagaaaaaactaCAAGCACAAAGCAACTATTATAGTTTgattattcaaatattttatgattttattcttttattaccATGAATTTTATATGGGAAAATAATTTAAGACAGGAAAAAAAAACGAAATACAATATGTATAAACAcgtacaaattaaaaaaaaaaaatcaagaaacatgttttatttatttatttatttttttaaagaaaactctGCAAGGACAAATGGGGAAAATAGCTAGCAAGATAATTTTCTAGTATTAGTCTACGTTCGTCGTTCAACCTCAGACTGTAGCCCATTTGCACCTTTCCCCCAAACTTCCACACAAATACCATCATATTCATTCTCCTCTCCACCCAACCCAAGCTCCTCCCTCTATATAACCCACTTCTCCACTTCCCTCTCTTGTTATCACTTCTTCTATTCCTTTCTCtagctctctctctttctctcaaatTAAGTTATATATCTTCTCTagctctttatatatataagtatattataTAAGAATAATCAGAGGAAATTATGGAAAGTTTACTTAAGTGTGGAGCTAACTATGTTCCTCTAAGTCCCATTACCTTCTTATCAAGAGCTGCGTATGTGTACTCAGACCGCACCTCCATCATCTACCAAAACACACGGTTCACTTGGAACCAAACTTATCACCGTTGCCTCCGCCTCTCCTCCGCTCTCCGCTCTCAACTCTACATCAACAAGAACGACGTGGTTTGTCTCTTTTAAACTTATTATATatcatgttattaattttatgtttaattttcagaGCTAGCTGTTGTTTtctagatagatatatatatatatatatatatatatattcttaatatatttatattatatatatgtaggtATCAGTGCTGGCACCAAATATTCCGGCTATATACGAGATGCACTTCGCCGTGCCAATGGCCGGAGCGGTGCTGAACACGATAAACACAAGACTGCATGCTAAGGACGTGGCCAAAATTCTGGTTCATTCTGAGGCCAAGGTTCTCTTTTATGATTATCAATACATCAAGCTCATCGATGATATTATCGATCATTTCATCTCTAACAATATTACTCCCTTACCTCAACTTATCCTGATTGACGACATCGACACCCCCACCGGTGTTGTTCGTCATGGTAAGTTTGAGTATGAGGAGCTAATCGCTAGAGGTGATCCGATGCATGCTCCACATGTTCTTGAAGATGAATGGGATGCCATAGCATTGAATTACACTTCAGGGACAACATCAGCTCCAAAGGGAGTAGTGTATAGCCATAGAGGAGCATATATAAGTTGCAtgactcttcttcttcaatgggGTGTAGGGAATGAACCAGTTTATCTCTGGTCACTTCCCATGTTCCATTGCAACGGTTGGACGTTCACATGGGGCATGGCCGCACGTGGGGGCACAAACGTGTGCATCAGGAACACAACTGCTGCTGAAATGCATAGAGCCATCACTCaacacaaggtcactcacatgTGTTGTGCTCCTATTGTGCTCAAAATAATCTCTGAAGGTTGTGATCATTGCAACATGAGTACTACTGCTACTCTTCACCGGAGACCTGTTGTAGAGATCCTCACCGGCGGTGCTCCGCCACCTGCTGCACTGCTGAAAAAGATTGAAAATCTCGGGTTTCATGTCACTCATGCTTACGGTCTCACCGAGGCCACGGGTCCGGCGACGGTGTGTGAGTGGAAGGCTGAGTGGAATGAGCTACCAAGAGAAGATCAGGCAAAACTGAAAGCCCGGCAAGGGATCAGTGTGCTCACACTTGCGGACATTGATGTGAAGAACTTGGAAGACATGAAGAGTGTTCCTAGAGATGGGAAGACAAGAGGAGAGATTGTGATCAGAGGGAGTAGTATAATGAAAGGTTACTTCAAGAATGAGGAAGAAACAAGGAAGGCATTCGTTGATGGATGGTTTTTAACAGGAGATGTTGGAGTTATTCATCCTGATGGTTATGTGGAGATAAAGGATAGGTCTAAGGATGTTATAATCTCAGGTGGGGAGAATATTAGCAGTGTTGAGGTGGAGAATGTGCTTTACTGGCATCCAGCGGTGGAGGAAACAGCAGTGGTGGCAATGAAACATCCTCACTGGGGAGAGACACCATGTGCCTTCTTGAAAGTCAAGAAGGAGTTTGTTGAAAGAATTAAAGAAGAGGAGATAATCATGTATTGCAGGAAAAATATGTCCAAGTTCATGGTGCCCAAGAAGGTagttttcatggatgagctTCCAAAGACTGCAACTGGGAAAATCATAAAGTCTGATCTTAGAGAAATGGCTAAAAGCTTCAAGGTGGCAACAATGGCCGGCAGGGTGACACAGCAGCAGAAGCAGCAGCAGAGGAGTAATAAAAGGCTTGGTGATGAACCTCAAATTGAACAACAAGTCATGGCTTTGTCTCGTCTTTGATTacgtataattaattatatttatatttatatatatatatatatatatctagtgTTAAGTGTAGAAATTAACAAGGGGGTATACGTACGTGAGATGCATGCaaaattgttttataatatattaatatgtagTTTTGCTTTTTATTGCAATTTTATCAGGTATATGATGCTTAATAAATAGTGGAttctcattcttttcttcaaaattaaGATTGGAAGTTATTAGTAAACTTTggttcttattcttcttttttgacTGACTAGTGTTTGTTAAGCAATTAATAGTGGGAGACTTACCAAACTTGGACTGGGATCTTCTCTGTGTTTTCTCAATAgtggattcttttctttttttttaaaaaaaaaaatactttataaaaaaaactcacactttctaattattttgtaaatgtAGACCTCTTTTCGTCGGCTTTAGCTAACATTATTGTGCAAATTTCTTAATaacatatttctttaaataTCTTATCTTTGACTAAATCTTtcgttttcaattaaaactcatATCTTTCTCATTTATTCATGTAGATGGATTTTGGAatctaatcatatttttaaaattttgaataaagattttatttatcaaattctaTATTTTGCATCGGTTACAATTAAATAATAGAGATGTGTATAATTTGAAGAGACAACTTggtcatttaaaaataatcaattagtAATGCATTGCTCTAGAATAAAGAATATTTTGAGCATATTTGACTACTGTTGAGCGCTGACGGGTAAGACTAAGAGgactatttttatttgtaatagaaCCAGATAATTTGTTTTGTGTAAAATCACAATAAACGAGGGGGCTGCTTGAAAAGATCCCTTTTATATAATTCCCAATACAGAGAGAAGCTTACCCATTATGGtcagtttatttatattaatcttTTGCCTCATTTAATGAGATTTTAATTAACCATTCTGATTAGatgtttcaattttatttgaatgtaaaCTCAGCATATATACTAAGAAATAAGAACTaataagaatattaaaaaaacttagataactgtaatataaaaataaaaccaatcaGACATAATTTGATGTATCTTTAATTACAAATTGCCCCTGTTTATCTCCATCATTGTCAAAATTAACTCCTGCATAATTAACAACAAAGTGAAAATGGATAACACTtcatatcaaataaatatattaattacattGTTCATGTTTTAAGAGCCCTGAAATTTATATTGGGGCACTATAATTCCATAGTTAAATTCAACATTAAACCATTTAACAAACAAGCATTAGATCAATACTAGTTGGAGCTTGAGTAGCTCCAATTTGAAGTTTTAAACAGCAGATCAAACAGTAACAAAAGCTGGAATGTCTAAAGAACACTCAGCAAAAGAACATAACTTTCTTCACATTTTCCTTCAGAGCTGGCAGGGGCTTAACAGGAGCAGGAGAAGCAGGAGCAGCAGCAGTCCCGTGTCCCCGGGGACTACGAGCTCCTCGGCCACTAGCACCGTTTGTCGTTGATCCATTGTCCGATGTATCCGCCAACAGATAGAAACGAGCTCGGAATGCAGCCAAATGAGCATAATATGCGGGTGGAACTGCAGCATGAAACAGAAATACAAACAACATTGAACCATATCTTCAAGTGatgaggggaaaaaaaaacaatgcaatGTACTAGCTTACCGATCGATACAGATCGTGTGCACCGCGCATAACTGCAGGGAATGATCAGGATCAGAGGAAGCAAATGATGTTCATAGTCTCAAGCAAGCAAAGCAACACTGAAATAAAGTGCAGGTAAATTTTACAGTAATTTTCACAAAGGAAGTGCATTACGTGTAACAGAGATTGTTTGTGAGAGATTGGAGTTGATCAGCTGTAAAACCATTCTCATCAAGTAGCACATGATAATGAGCTGGACGGCTTGTACCCTGCATCAACATGGTTGGATTGAGTGACAATATCAAgagattaaaacaaaattttaaagataaaatgcaaataaacaaGATGGTGTAGAATTTACTTTTACTCCTGCATGACTGCACAAGTAGAAGTCAAACTCTGTTGGATGGCAGATCTTTGTGTCGACAACAGTCCCTAAAATTCAGAAGAATTGATCTGATTAGAATTAGAACTCTAGTTACTGAGAAATACAGAGACGATAACAGTTTACTAACCAGGCAGTATATTTCCGCTTCGATCAATAGAGCGATGATCAGCATGGTTGTTCGCAAAGAGACGAGTGTGATGCCGTTTttgaacaacaacaaaagttaTCAGAGGCTGATAATTAGGCTCCAAAGATTCGCATGCCTGATGAAGGATGTATATATCAGTAAAATGACATACACACTGAAGTTAGAATAGAAAAACATCGGTGTCACCTTTCTTATTGCTTGAACTTCATGCACGAGTACTTGGAAAAACTGACCCTCAGAGACACCATCCCTGCAGAGAAAGAATGATCAGATAGATAATTCATTAAAAGGAAGAGAAGATATCGAGTTATTGATACCTGTAAAATATAATCCGTAGAGGCTTCTGATTAGTTGCCTGATAGAACGAGAGAAGAAGCTCCCTGTAAATCTCATTATTAGTTCGTACTGCATAAATACAACAGTACACGCAGAACCAAGAAACCACACCTGAATATATGTACACATACTTAATCATGCCACCGGTGATAGTTCCCCCTCGGAGATCTTTCTGTTCTGTGAATAAATCTTGTATCAGTTCCTGGCCATGGGACTGTGCACCTACCAAAACAGCATATTTGGTAACCTCTGGCCAGTCTTGAGAAGCAACAACCTACAAAATGATAATGAAACTTGAAGAATGAGATAAAGTTTCAAAACGTTAGTTATATGAGGATGATGAAGCATCATACAGCAGCAATTGAGGGGCTGGATTCCTCCCCTGGATGAGGATGAGTAACATCAGCTCCAAATATAATGGTTGGCAAGTCACTGACCAAAGGCATTCGTCTCATCAGTGCATCTACAAGAACTGTGTTCCGGCCTCCAACCTATCCTCCAATCAACAAAAGCCAAAGACAAGAGAACATATGatagaagagagaaagagagagagagagaagagaagaattcTACGAATTGTATACAACACACATACCTTCACATTAATCTTGAGAGCAACATTGGCCAAATATTGTTGTTTTCCTGTCTTACAAACATGCTTCGTCAAACAGCACTGTGAGATCAATCCAAGATCTGTCTCACAAATCCTTTTCAGCTCACCTGCCATGACAACATAAATTAACATCCTAAGAACTaataaacccttttttttttttttgcagtaaTGAATCAATGTAGAATTTACATGGTAATGGATCATTGATATGCAGCAAAATGACAATGGTATGTCTTGTAATGTTCTTTAAATACCAATTCATAACTCACATTCCCAAATTCAGAGATGAAATTTGGTTTCTCTATCTAGTTGAAGAAAGATGAAGAGGAGGCATACCATAAAGGGGCCCATTATTATCAGGCAAGATTGCGATCAGCAGCTCGAGTTCTTTGCCTTGAGGTTTGAGCATTTTCATAGCATCAGAATATCGCTCATTCAGAGCTCTCTCTACTTGTTCAGGCTGAGAAGATAATAAAGGAAGAATTGGGTCTGGCGCAAAATCCTGCATAAAAAACAAATGGTGTAAAACGTATGACCATATTAATAGTGTCCACAAAAGTTTCAATTCAGATATACTGTTAAATCAAGATCATGTGCAGAAAAGATGAACTACTAGCACACCATTCCAGATATCTGACACATCTGCGCAAGTTCCTGACAGAACCTATGAGCGACTCCATTACGAACATTTCGTGAAAAGTTGATGCATGCCCAGTAGCTCACTCTTCCACCATTGATAACTTTCTGCATAAAAAGTCATACCAAACATGCGATGGCTTAGAACGAATGTAATTATTAGAAAATGCAAAGGATGCGGCAAGGCATTCATTTGTTAAAGATAATATATAGACGATatgaaatgattttattttggcatacaaatttaattttcagaTGAGCAAAGCatgaaattataataaagtTGTACCTTATTCATCATGTTCCACTGCCCGACTCGGGGTAAGACATCCCTTTCTCTTCCTGTGTCGTGGTATTTAAGCTGTAAAAcagttaaaatttaaataaaccaCAAGTACAAAATTTAACCACCAAGATTTCATCATAGTACTATATAAAGAAAGCCTTGAATGGAGATTTTGCATAGAATTCggcaaagaaaaataatcaacaatCATGGGAGCTGAAATGGCCAATTTGAAGAATTATCTTTTAGTAACTTTAGGACATATAATACAAAAACAGTCAATCAGTAAGAATAGGACAGTGAActacaaaacaacaaaactcAGGAGGAAATTACTTACCCGTGGTGCAGGCAAAATGCGCGCATCAACTAAAGCTAGTGATGGACTAATTCTGATTCCAAACTCCCTAGCATATTGATCGTTATGGTATGCATTGTGATGGACTGTCTGAGAAAGCAATGacagagaaaaaagaaacatcaTGTTCCAACAATCTCTCATGAGCACACATAAATTTCTTttgtctttatttcttttcttccttttttttttatcgttGAGAAAGAGCTATGTCTTTCCTGTCATCATTAACAAATGGGCCATATCACAAAAATATAGAATAACACATAGAACAAATGCAGCTTCAATACTAGCAAAAAACCACCAAAATGCAACTTAAAACATTACTTGCTATTAGGTATGTTTGATGTTTCAAGGAATGGTTTATGAGATACTGTAATGCAGGTTAAAATAATCACCTGTATAATATCCCGCTCCCGATCCTGTGGATGTTGACAAGTCACATTGAGAAGAGCACTAATCTGTTTTTCGTTCAATTTCTTGTAGTATTTTTGGCCTTCAATAATCTTGCACACctgaaataatattttgaaggtCAAGGTGCATGCGTCAGCCAAATGGTTTAAAGCAAGCTATAGGTTAGCAAATTCTTGAACACTCATGAGTGACGGAGATGatgccaaaataataataataataataattgtagcTCAAGTGACAACAAACCTCCATTGGCAAATAATTTTGTCTCTTTTGGTTGCCCACTTGTAAGCAAGGTAAGGTTGTGTGCTGAATATTGAAACCGTAAGTTTCTTGAAAATATTGTACAACCGACTTTCTTGTACCTCTGTCATCAACAGGAAACCTATTGGTGCAGTAATGTTTCCAAAACATGGAAAGGACATAAAAGGACCATATTAGCAAACTAGGAGTGAAGATCACGTATATAGATTTATTGCATTTAGTAAacagcaattaaaaaaaaagaaagaattagatACAAAATAATCATATAGAGTATCATACGTACGTCAACTCTCTTGTAGCCTGCGTTGTTAAACCAGCTATACGGTACTTTCTCCGCATATTGCCTCGATGTGTAACCTCAATTTTCACACCTCTAAGAGCCTTCTTGATCTGGAAAAAGGAGAGGGGGAAAATGTGTGAACATTAGGGAGGAAAAATCTAAGAATTGTTCAAGTACGCTCAAGTGTGTACATTGtaaacttaataataaaaaaaacacaataatgatGTTATAAAAGcataaaggaaaatgaaaagaacaagGATTAGTCAAAGTTTAGCTCATTATCTGTCATGAACATAGAAACTCGGAGCTgcaaagttaaataaaaaaatggcaaaTAAGCAAGCATCAATGAAATGgccaaaagagaaaaattaggGTAGTGTACATTCACTTTGAATGAACAGGCTCCTATGCAAAACTAATTCAGGAAACAAAAATGAGACCTTCACTCGATCGGCATCAGATAATGGCCTCGCGGAGACATCCTTATTTAAAAGCTGAGTGACAAAATCAATAACTGGAAGTGGCTCGATGAATGCAGAGGATGACATATCTGCAACAGAAAGAAATTTCTCAATGAAGTACTTGTTGATGAATAATGTGTCAGAAATTGTTAAAGAAACAAGTGGCTGAATCAGTAGACAATCTtctggaaaacaaaaaaaggaaggaTTACATATCCAACGGTTTTGTTGCACTGGTGGACAAAGCATGTATTGGCTGCAATGACTATTGAAAGAATGAGAAGTCCTATCTTCCCTGAGTGTAGTTCTACTTTAGAacataaaagaaggaaaaagatttATAGTTTTCACAACAACAATCATATAACTACGCCTAAATTAATTTAAGTGCACATGATAATTTATTCAATCATTTGCATGATAGATCCTCTCCAACCTTATATCAGAAATCTCAAACTAGAAGATCTCTATCAAAGCATTTAATCTGGTTCTGTTTTTCTGAGGCTAGTTAAAAACCATTGGAGATCTTTTGATCTTGGAGGTTACTAAAAGCACACAGTGCAAATCTGCAGATTCACATATGTTCATCTAAAAGTTAACCACGGTATAGAATGGCAACACATGGTCTGAACTCTTCTCATAAAACACAATTTCAAAACAACAAGCCATATGCACCGCCTAGACGAACATCTACATATGTGAAGGAAGATTTGTGCCACGAAACAGCTTCTCAAAGAACACATACAGTTCTCTATCCTTCAAATAGTTTAGGGGCGTACAAATATAATTTGAGTTTCAATAAGGGGAGTGAGTGATGATTGTCAAAAGAGTAAGGGAAACTGATTTACCAATATTAAGTGATAACCCCATTTGTGTTGGACGGATACTCTGGTAAAATCCACGGAAGGTTTCCAAGCCCTCACCAAGAGAATGCCGTCTCCCCAGATCAGGTGAATAAAAATATCGACCAACCGGCAAATACCTAAAACCCACCAAATTACTTCATTAAGCAAAACTCTGGCACACTCAAGTGGATAACACCACATGATACAAACCTTGCGCTAGGCAACTCACGAAGAACAATATCAAGAACTCGAATAGCATCTTGGGGTGTGGCTGTTTCTGTCAGCCGCCCGGCAAGGAACAATTCTAAATGGTGAAGATTGACACGGGCAGCAAACTTGATCACCACCTTGAACGCTCTTTCAAGCCAGTATTTCAGCAAGACGAGCAAACAAATCAAATCAGTATGACACAGTAAA
It encodes:
- the LOC120275790 gene encoding protein argonaute 1B-like isoform X1 — protein: MFLMVVGLMNDRKSAPLFIYLFCSVVCLQLLSMAGRGSGQGRPQPGAERGPTPQSRGSIPRRQFHGSRRGSSGRFSPAGPSQPPAPELHQAMPMAPSQGSAFSIPSHEQQFQQLSIHGEASSSHGISKSMRFPQRPGIGITGSKCVVKANHFFAELPNKDLHQYDVSITPEVKRREVNRAVMRQLVNLYRMSQLGGRLPAYDGQKSLFTAGPLPFSSKSFDIVLNEEEDGGGGGGGGGGGGQRAFKVVIKFAARVNLHHLELFLAGRLTETATPQDAIRVLDIVLRELPSARYLPVGRYFYSPDLGRRHSLGEGLETFRGFYQSIRPTQMGLSLNIDMSSSAFIEPLPVIDFVTQLLNKDVSARPLSDADRVKIKKALRGVKIEVTHRGNMRRKYRIAGLTTQATRELTFPVDDRGTRKSVVQYFQETYGFNIQHTTLPCLQVGNQKRQNYLPMEVCKIIEGQKYYKKLNEKQISALLNVTCQHPQDRERDIIQTVHHNAYHNDQYAREFGIRISPSLALVDARILPAPRLKYHDTGRERDVLPRVGQWNMMNKKVINGGRVSYWACINFSRNVRNGVAHRFCQELAQMCQISGMDFAPDPILPLLSSQPEQVERALNERYSDAMKMLKPQGKELELLIAILPDNNGPLYGELKRICETDLGLISQCCLTKHVCKTGKQQYLANVALKINVKVGGRNTVLVDALMRRMPLVSDLPTIIFGADVTHPHPGEESSPSIAAVVASQDWPEVTKYAVLVGAQSHGQELIQDLFTEQKDLRGGTITGGMIKELLLSFYQATNQKPLRIIFYRDGVSEGQFFQVLVHEVQAIRKACESLEPNYQPLITFVVVQKRHHTRLFANNHADHRSIDRSGNILPGTVVDTKICHPTEFDFYLCSHAGVKGTSRPAHYHVLLDENGFTADQLQSLTNNLCYTYARCTRSVSIVPPAYYAHLAAFRARFYLLADTSDNGSTTNGASGRGARSPRGHGTAAAPASPAPVKPLPALKENVKKVMFFC
- the LOC120275790 gene encoding protein argonaute 1B-like isoform X3; amino-acid sequence: MLLSMAGRGSGQGRPQPGAERGPTPQSRGSIPRRQFHGSRRGSSGRFSPAGPSQPPAPELHQAMPMAPSQGSAFSIPSHEQQFQQLSIHGEASSSHGISKSMRFPQRPGIGITGSKCVVKANHFFAELPNKDLHQYDVSITPEVKRREVNRAVMRQLVNLYRMSQLGGRLPAYDGQKSLFTAGPLPFSSKSFDIVLNEEEDGGGGGGGGGGGGQRAFKVVIKFAARVNLHHLELFLAGRLTETATPQDAIRVLDIVLRELPSARYLPVGRYFYSPDLGRRHSLGEGLETFRGFYQSIRPTQMGLSLNIDMSSSAFIEPLPVIDFVTQLLNKDVSARPLSDADRVKIKKALRGVKIEVTHRGNMRRKYRIAGLTTQATRELTFPVDDRGTRKSVVQYFQETYGFNIQHTTLPCLQVGNQKRQNYLPMEVCKIIEGQKYYKKLNEKQISALLNVTCQHPQDRERDIIQTVHHNAYHNDQYAREFGIRISPSLALVDARILPAPRLKYHDTGRERDVLPRVGQWNMMNKKVINGGRVSYWACINFSRNVRNGVAHRFCQELAQMCQISGMDFAPDPILPLLSSQPEQVERALNERYSDAMKMLKPQGKELELLIAILPDNNGPLYGELKRICETDLGLISQCCLTKHVCKTGKQQYLANVALKINVKVGGRNTVLVDALMRRMPLVSDLPTIIFGADVTHPHPGEESSPSIAAVVASQDWPEVTKYAVLVGAQSHGQELIQDLFTEQKDLRGGTITGGMIKELLLSFYQATNQKPLRIIFYRDGVSEGQFFQVLVHEVQAIRKACESLEPNYQPLITFVVVQKRHHTRLFANNHADHRSIDRSGNILPGTVVDTKICHPTEFDFYLCSHAGVKGTSRPAHYHVLLDENGFTADQLQSLTNNLCYTYARCTRSVSIVPPAYYAHLAAFRARFYLLADTSDNGSTTNGASGRGARSPRGHGTAAAPASPAPVKPLPALKENVKKVMFFC